One Salvia splendens isolate huo1 chromosome 1, SspV2, whole genome shotgun sequence genomic window, ATTTCCCAACAACTCTCTTTTGACTGAGACTGATGTTGGAAATGTAGGCCTTTCATCTTCTAGGCACTCTTCTAGATTACTCCAAAACCATTTATTTGATATGGCTCCGGCTAACTCAGTGGAAAATGCAAACCTAAACAGCCGGCCTATTCTGTCTGATCCTCTTGTGCGCCGTAATAATCATCCTAGGTGGCAGTCGAGAACTAGCAGGGGGGCTGCTGCTATTGCTGCAGCATCAGCAGCTTCTGAAGACAGGAGGATGCCTTTTGGAGAGCCTTCTTCAAGGCATATTCCACAAAACATTTCCGAGCATCCTATGTTTGTTCCAGCCAGTGAGATGGGAAACTCATCTCAGAATCCTACAAACTGGAACTTTTCTGGCGGGAGCAACAGTGTGGCTGGAAATTCCGCGTCTAGTTCTCGGGCCGGGTCCAGCACCGGCCTCAATGCTGCTGCTCCAAGTTGGTCACATCGGAGCCATCCCCAATATCCTCAGAGATTATCAGAGATTGTGAGGAGATCTCTGTTGTCAAGTGCAGGAGCCGAGGCTGCAGGTCAGAGCAGCAATCATGCTGCAAGACCGGGACTACCTCAGGAGATGGTACTTCCATCGGTATCTGATAGTCATGGTCATCGTGGGCTAAGCTCAAGATCAGCATATCTTGAAAGGCACGTCGATGGTGCTTTTGGGGTACCGCATTCGCTGAGAGCTTTGGCTGCTGCAGGTGAAGGAAGAGGCGGTGTAATGTCCGAGGTATTCCACATCCTTCTTTCATTTACAATTGATCCATTAGCTTCTATCTTTGCCGATGCTTAATGCTTTCTGTTTGTATTTATAACTTggatttgtgaatttttttctaAGTAATGTCATGGCTTAAACTTGTATCGTTGgctgttgatcacttattcatGGTATCCAGTCTTTCAGTTTTCACACTTCGAACTCCATGAATGATGCAAATGAGGTCTATAGGCTATGTTTCCCTGCGTTAAAAAAACGTTTGTTTTATTGCTTAGGAATCAGCACTGTATCAAGAAATCAAATTAGCTAATTAACTTTGAGATTAAACTGCATATAGTATAGATTAATGTATTTGTTTTGCTGGCTTTGTAAAGTAAGTGTTTCAAATTGAAAGAACTAAAACTTGACCGTAAATGTAATAAGTGTGTTAAAGTTTACTGATCATAAATGTCATGTCTTGTTTTTCTCTCTAACGATGTTCTATATGCTTTAAGCACTTGTATTTAGTAAAAAAACATTGCTGGATTATACTCATTCACAGTCTTTTTTTCAAACATGATGTCTCGTTAAACCGAAGATTTTTCACCCATTCTATTCGTAGATCCTTGTGATTGATTAAagtttgtttccgtttttagCAGATTCGCCACGTCCTGGACCTCATGAGGAGAGGGGAAGGCCTGAGATTTGAGGTCTgtattcttttcctttttcggGTTTTTACCAACTTCTTGACTATATGCCGTTGTGTTGTAGTGGAAATGCACTTGTTATAAAGTCGATATGTATTTGAACTAATTATCTTGCTATTGTTTTCTTGTATGGTAGGATGTGATGATCCTCGATCACTCAGTCCTTTTTGGGATGGCTGACACCCATGATCGGCACCGGGATATGCGACTAGACGTTGATAACATGTCGTACGAGGTGAGGATGCAGCACCGTTTGTATTTTCACAACACATCAATGCTTTATGATATGCAGCAGCTTGATTTTTCCACTCGTTTCCAGGAACTATTGGCCCTAGAGGAGCGCATCGGAAATGTGTGCACCGGGCTGAATGAAGAAACCGTGACGAGCCGCTTGAAGCGACGGAAATACCTAGGCGGTAAAGCCAAGAATGCAGCTGAGATGGAGCCTTGCAGTATATGTCGGGTAAGGCCACAACATTCTTCCACACGAAAACCGatcttttcaagtttgttttagGTATTCACGTCGTTGTTGCGTTGCAGGAGGAGTATAACAAAGGTGAAGATCTTGGAGCGTTGGAATGCGGGCATAATTTCCATGCCGACTGCATCAAGGAATGGCTGATGCATAAGAACTTGTGCCCCATTTGTAAAACAACGGGGCTGACCACCTGAGAGACGGGCACAGCAGTTCTTGGCTCGTCGTTCTAGCAGGTATGCGGAGAGTAACAACGTGAGTCCTTAAAGGCATCGTTGCTAAGAAGCTCGCCGTCTTCCCTTTCGTATTTTCGCCTCCGGCCGCCCTAAATTATCTTTGCTCTTCTGTGGAAGGTACATTGATTCTtggaaagaaaatgaaattagaGAACCTTGTTCAGCTACATATTTTAGTCAGCAAATGACAGGATTTTTGAATATTCAACTATTTACATTCATCTACCATGTTACATTTGACAATTGTTTCATGATATTTCATTGGCTTTTATTTGTGTATGCtcgtatttttatttttgtttttattttttaatgtttcATGCTAGTATATGGAGTATGATCAATGTTAGTACAGAGTACTAGTTTTGATGAAATATGTGCACaatgtatttttaaataatccattatttctcatTAATTCGACAATACATGATACATCTATGAGTATGAACCATTTTATGTACATTACTATAAGTAATAAAAAGTGGTCGAATTTTTTTAGATTTCCTTAGCATAAGGTGGGTAATCATACTCTTCATTGGCCCTTTGATGTTTGACCCAAATTGAACCCTGGTACCTGAAAATTATAGGGGAGGCAGCTTAAAATTAAATGAACGGTTTttaattgcattaaatatttatttaaggtACTGCACTACTACCTAtttagtttaattattttttcgaTGCCATGCAAATTGCACCTACTAGGCCACTAATAGGCATTTTAAGAACACAAAAGCTTTGGATTGACATAGTAGTACCTATATactcatattaattaattatactaaGGTTATAGCAAATTGAATGAAATTTACATATATAGTAAACTTATTCATACTAATAagtaaaaatatttcaaatatataaacagATTCAACCAAAGGAAAAGTAAGAGCTTCTCACAAAATGTGTCACCATTCATCCTAATTATTCCTTCTATGTCATTACATGCTTAATATCATGATCTATTTGATGTTATTTCATcgttgtaaaaaaaattttatagaaaaataaaaatcagataaaatactccatttaaaaaaacagtttctttttttgtcattttgaccCGTGAATCAAAATAAACCATTTATgtttttgaaaactttttacCAACATTATGCTGCTAATGATGTGTATTCTCTAACAataccttttttttctttctttttatcttttttactttattaattttgtaatattaaaattcgtatTATATCTAAAGTCTTTATTTTTAAACAATAGATAAAACATATTTAagatatagataaataaatatgatgcatataaataaaataggatgGTTCCAAATTTCTCACACGCAACTTGGAATGAGTAATATTGGGAATGGTGCCTTTGAAAAAAGTATACTCTATAATCTAATCTCAAGCTCTGTTTTAGGGTACGATGGTTCCAGTTGGATGAGGTAACCAGTCAAattatttctatcatttctacactttattatttaatatttccagtattaaatatttgtttccaactacttcattttataattatattatatttttgctTCTATTTTGGCTTTAAGTGAAACTGAATTTGGACAGTTTGgtcagaaaatagaaaatagaatgAAAATAACAGATGACAACTAAGTTGTCAacaaatttatcatttatatGACAATGTCATATTCtaataaaaactttattttagtagcatattatattatttatatgtATGACGCTGCAACTGCTGTATTATTGTTATATTTTCGGGTAGGTAATGGTTTCAAATATCATGATTTTTTTGGCTATGCGATGATGAATTCATGATAAATCCGTCAACACAAAATAACAATTgaaaatgtgttacttttttgttggttttattttttaagttgaAACTCATTCGGAAAAATtaagttattttttttctttgtatttagaaaaaagactttaatttaaatatatttatcatctagtataaaaatatgataaatttgtataattaaAAAGCCTCAATCTTGTTAATTAATTGAGAGGAACGAccaaaactggtcctgaacataaacttattttatgattttggtcttatactttatcttttgaatttttgcatcctgaacatttcaactcgaaTCACAtttggtcctacactaacaattccgtcaatttttaaacagttttaacccgattttgatggttttaacagTCCCATTCAGGTTAAAATCGTTTAAAAAtcggtcaaaatcgggttaaaaccgtttaaaaattgacggaattgttagtgtaggaccaattgtgatctgAGTTAAAATGTCCaagatgcaaaaattcaaaagataaaatataagaccaaaatcataaaataagtTTATATTCAGGATCAGTTTTAGTCTTTACTCATTAATTGAATGCGAAATATTTACCTATTTTATTGGTTTGGTATGTAAAAACAAAATTGGTTGCACCTTGAAAACTGAAGGATCTCttggaaaataaagaaaacatgaGACCCCTCTgtttaaataaacaaaagattAGGAGAATTAAGGCGGGATGATTAGAGATTATCAttcatttataatttaaaagaatataataaatttaaatttagctCTTCTCATGTCATAGCCATAAACCATTTTCCAGAAGAGGAAAAATACAGGAAAGTGCGGAAACCGCTCTCTTTCCGAATTTAGAAATGAAAAACTATCGATTTCAGCAATATTTGTTGATGGGAATATGAAAAAGCTGCAATCTTTGTAATACCTTTCCTTCTTTGCAGCGAAAATAACCCAATAATCGAAACTCCTTTGGTTTATTGACTTCAATGTCTGCTCTTTTCCATCAGAATcgcttcaaaattcaaaattgtcAAATCCTCtcccacttttttttttcatcaatgGAAGAATTAATATAGAAGCAAATCAGTTTAGCTAGCTTCAATATTTGCTCTTTTCTCATTTTCAAAATCTTTCAAatcacagagagagagagatagaaatagAAAGTTTGAATCTTGATTTCTGATTAATTTGATGAATTTTGGTGTGTAAAAAATGTCGGATCTTTACGGAATCAATGAATCTGAAGACATGTCGTCTTTTCTTCAAATTCTTCTACAAAACTCGTCGTCctccgccgctgctgctgccggAGGTTTTTTCGGCGGCGGGGGGGCGGTGGCGAAGTCCTCCACCAGCATAAGTTTCTCTGATCCCAGCTGCAAGAATCTCCCTTCCACTTTCGAGGTAAACAACGAATTCTTCCTCACTTTTCCCCAAAATCCTGATAGATTAAATGTGATTTTTCTTGCTCATTTAGGTGAATAGCTTACATTTTGTTGGTAGCTTATTAAGCTTGTGTAGTAGTTATAATGTTGCACCTAAATCTTATTTGAGAGTTGTGATTGCAATTTCAACTTTGGCTGTGATCTTTGCTGTGATCAATAATCcctttgaaaaaaaattggtttttggttttgggaattGATGAATGATAGGGAGGTGAAGCTTATGATACAATGGTGAATCCGGTGGCACCTCGTTCTTCGAAGAGAAGTAGAGCTGCTGAAGTCCACAATTTATCAGAAAAGGTGTGTGATGATCTTAGTTTAGTTTGTCAAGATTTAGGTTTCTACTGCAAATTTGTCTCAAACCATTAGCTGTTTTGGACAGAGGAGGCGAAGCCGGATCAACGAGAAGCTGAAAGCACTTCAGAATCTGATTCCAAATTCTAACAAGGTCTTTTAGCACAACTTGGTTCTCTTTATCTAAAATGTTCTGCATTGAGTTTTGGATCTGAAATGTGAAGATTTTGTGTGTGTTTCCTATTGCTAGACTGACAAGGCATCTATGTTGGATGAAGCCATTGAATATCTCAAACAGCTTCAACTGCAAGTTCAGGTTTTCGCCTTCTCCTCTCTCTGTATACACATGCTTGCTCGGTTTCAAAGTCATTTCATACTCGTCCGATCCAACTGTGGCCTTAAAGGTTCGCGTGCTGTCAATTCCTTTCGTGTTCAGTTTTTGTGTAGCATGATAATTATTCAATTTATGTATGCATTTCTGTGTGAAATTTTCAAGATTTCTCATGTTAAAAGGAGTGGCAGATTTGAACTTCAACTTCACAATCTTGTAGTATAATGTATGTTGAAGTTGTAGTAGCTGAGACACGCCTCTCGTTTGCAGATGTTGACAATGAGAAACGGGTTGAGTCTACACCCCGGATACTCCCTAGGGTCACTGCAGTCGATGCTAGCACCACCCTCAGTCGGTCTTGACATAGACGAAGGCATTCCATTGCTACTCACAAACCGAGGATTGGAGTTCTCTAGGGACCAAAACGACGTCTTTATGCAGTCACCCACGAACCACGGTCCCTCAGCCCTGCCAACGCTAGTGCCATCCACATCAAACGCTGCTAACTCAGCAGTGCTCCCGAGCTATGGACTGATGGCCTCCACAAAGGTACTAATGCTCGATTTCTTGATTCAGCCAGTGCCATGACTAACGGTTCTTATCCTCCGCTGCAGGATATCTGCAGGGACGACACTTTGTCGCGGTTGCAGCTCGATATAAGCTGCTCGGGCAATAATTTGTCGCCCAGGGTGTCATCACAGTAGTTGTAAGTTATAATGAACAGAGGAAATAAGAATACCAATTTGAGAGAGGTGATGTTGTTTCTAGTGAAATGATGTCAAGTTAAAGATCATTGTTGTGTTTCTTCTTCTTATTCAAACCTCTCTTTTTTGACACATAATTGAAGTTTTTGGGTTAATATTATTGATGTCTAGATTGCTTTAGAAAACATTGGATGATGTGATGTTGCAAGATTTGAAGATGATGTTTTAAGAGCTAAATATGCTAATTCTGGTCCCATGTAATTACATTAATGTGTTTGACATGTTATTTATTGGGTTAAAAATTATACTTCTAATATTgtagggagtattaatttattttatcattgAGATATGGTGTATTATTGTGTCGGAATATGTCCCCCCTATAGATTGGGAAAAcaccttgattttttttttaggaatttCCCTTGTATACTATTCTAGGCATCAGTTTCATAAATTTTGAGCAAGGGCcttttgatatatttttaatataattactAATTGAAAAGTGGACTATATTGGGTAATAATCCCATAAGAAATAGGAGTGACTCAGTTAGTGGGACTAAAGTGTGTAAAGTAGATTTGAAAAACTATGTACTCCATTAAGAATGATATCTGGATTATTTACTCAACTTATTTTTAATACAACTATATCCTCAAGTGTATGAGGCTAATTTAGCAAACAAGAAGCAAGAATATCGTATCCATAGTGACAATAAGTGTCAACCTAGGGTACCACGAATCAACCCTAACTACTATAAAGATGAATCAGGaggttttatttttctaaatctACGTAAaagcaaaaatataaacaataaCTAAAGCTAATGGAAACAACTGGAACAATAAAAAGCAAATAAAAGGTAGTGGATGTAGATCAAGAATTGGGAAGGTAGAATCCTACGGGGTCGATAACAACTATCATATGCTCAACTAGATTCTGAACTATGCCAACAAATGGTCTCAAGGGTTATTAAGCTATCACTAAGGTAAAATTATATCTTCTCTAAAAGCATATAGTTTGTAGATTGCTACCTAGAACCAAAGTTTCCTTCCTAGAATTAAGGCAACAACTCTTAAAAGCTCCTTAGATAAAATGCTTCACTCAAAGGCTCAAATCTCTCGATTATATTGGCAAAGACATCAATTTCTCCTCTTTCAAATTAGACTACTCATCTCTCGATTAT contains:
- the LOC121754339 gene encoding probable E3 ubiquitin-protein ligase RHG1A isoform X2, coding for MQGPSSSVSTLPENIGFDHGSGSGDATIESHSQLPWTSIQATVQNRLPDYRMLPSEANNQYLQHVRHEGPNVEWSVGEASSSSSQRLGDNERKMENSWTFGLRTNLALEERQYEDSDVRSLDNINVNSQGSQGAHAAFGLRTSSSSALPQDLNMISGFVDSDDDDDNDDDCQVVERPCSYISIGLSNEQMQAPRTSSDPFSMPPRRGGYVMDEREDRPGLSIDGRYMSCKQKALEVQTGQSSGVGSSSFQHDERNQLHTMPTTHVAVSNSSLPVSPHNDAIVNNGSEPANPRLRLGAAAAARAAMPFSLTSSGNAESSRRNFLLRMNGLHQQDTFPNNSLLTETDVGNVGLSSSRHSSRLLQNHLFDMAPANSVENANLNSRPILSDPLVRRNNHPRWQSRTSRGAAAIAAASAASEDRRMPFGEPSSRHIPQNISEHPMFVPASEMGNSSQNPTNWNFSGGSNSVAGNSASSSRAGSSTGLNAAAPSWSHRSHPQYPQRLSEIVRRSLLSSAGAEAAGQSSNHAARPGLPQEMVLPSVSDSHGHRGLSSRSAYLERHVDGAFGVPHSLRALAAAGEGRGGVMSEIRHVLDLMRRGEGLRFEDVMILDHSVLFGMADTHDRHRDMRLDVDNMSYEELLALEERIGNVCTGLNEETVTSRLKRRKYLGGKAKNAAEMEPCSICREEYNKGEDLGALECGHNFHADCIKEWLMHKNLCPICKTTGLTT
- the LOC121754339 gene encoding probable E3 ubiquitin-protein ligase RHG1A isoform X1 → MQGPSSSVSTLPENIGFDHGSGSGDATIESHSQLPWTSIQATVQNRLPDYRMLPSEANNQYLQHVRHEGPNVEWSVGEASSSSSQRLGDNERKMENSWTFGLRTNLALEERQYEDSDVRSLDNINVNSQGSQGAHAAFGLRTSSSSALPQDLNMISGFVDSDDDDDNDDDCQVVERPCSYISIGLSNEQMQAPRTSSDPFSMPPRRGGYVMDEREDRPGLSIDGRYMSCKQKALEVQTGQSSGVGSSSFQHDERNQLHTMPTTHVAVSNSSLPVSPHNDAIVNNGSEPANPRLRLGAAAAARAAMPFSLTSSGNAESSRRNFLLRMNGLHQQDTFPNNSLLTETDVGNVGLSSSRHSSRLLQNHLFDMAPANSVENANLNSRPILSDPLVRRNNHPRWQSRTSRGAAAIAAASAASEDRRMPFGEPSSRHIPQNISEHPMFVPASEMGNSSQNPTNWNFSGGSNSVAGNSASSSRAGSSTGLNAAAPSWSHRSHPQYPQRLSEIVRRSLLSSAGAEAAGQSSNHAARPGLPQEMVLPSVSDSHGHRGLSSRSAYLERHVDGAFGVPHSLRALAAAGEGRGGVMSEQIRHVLDLMRRGEGLRFEDVMILDHSVLFGMADTHDRHRDMRLDVDNMSYEELLALEERIGNVCTGLNEETVTSRLKRRKYLGGKAKNAAEMEPCSICREEYNKGEDLGALECGHNFHADCIKEWLMHKNLCPICKTTGLTT
- the LOC121754379 gene encoding transcription factor SPATULA-like is translated as MSDLYGINESEDMSSFLQILLQNSSSSAAAAAGGFFGGGGAVAKSSTSISFSDPSCKNLPSTFEGGEAYDTMVNPVAPRSSKRSRAAEVHNLSEKRRRSRINEKLKALQNLIPNSNKTDKASMLDEAIEYLKQLQLQVQMLTMRNGLSLHPGYSLGSLQSMLAPPSVGLDIDEGIPLLLTNRGLEFSRDQNDVFMQSPTNHGPSALPTLVPSTSNAANSAVLPSYGLMASTKDICRDDTLSRLQLDISCSGNNLSPRVSSQ